One Microbacterium sp. SSM24 genomic window, CGATCCTGACGGGAGAGGCCGACGAGGAGCTGCCCAGCCGCATCGCCGCCCTCGGCTGGCACGGTCACGGCGAGGTCGCGGTGCTCGTGGGCACGACACCCCCGCAGTTCGACATCGATCAGCTGCGGCGCACCGCGCGCAAACTGGGTGTCGACGTGCTGATCGGGGTGCAGGGATCGCGTCTCGTGCTCGTGCTGGGTCGCGCCGAGCCTCCCACTCGTCCCGATGACGTCCCTTCCGATCTCCCGTTCACGGAGATCGCCAAGCGCCTCGAACCGGGCTTCGGCCCCGGCTTCCTCGTGCTGGGACCGACCGTTCCCGCACTCGTCGACGCCGGCCAGAGCGCCCGCGCCTCTCTCGCCGGCTTCGCGGTCGCCCGGGCCTGGCGCCACGCCCCGCGCCCTGTCGAGGCTGATGACCTGCTGCCCGAGCGCGCACTCGCGGGCGACCCGCTCGCCAAGCTGACCCTGGTCGATCGCATCTACCGCCCGCTCCAGGCGCACAGCGCCGATCTCGTGACGACGCTGTGGAGCTACCTCGACAACGGCCGTTCGCTCGAGGCGACCGCGCGTGAGCTCTTCGTTCACCCGAACACCGTGCGCTACCGGCTCAAGCGCGTATCCGAGGTGATCGGGTGGGACGCCACGGGTCCCCGTGAGGCGCTCATCCTGCAGACCGCGCTGATCCTGGGATCGATCGGGACGGATGCCACCCGCCGCCGGGCACCGCAGGCACGCCGTTCGGCGCCCTGATCTGTACACCTCGCACAAACGCTCCCGCAATTCTTGTGTCGGGATCGCCAGAACCGGGGGCTCGATCCTTGGCAGGATGGAAAAGTGAGAATCGCCGTCTTCCCTGGGCAGGGCTCGCAGTCCCCCGGATTCCTGTCCCCCTGGCTCGCCCTCGACGGCGCAGCCGACCGGCTTTCGCAGTACTCGGAGTGGTCGGGTGTCGATCTCGTCGCGGCCGGGACCGAATGGGATGCCGAGCAGATCCGCGACACGCAGGTCGCTCAGCCGCTCATCGTCGCGGCCAGTCTGCTGTCGTGGAACGCCCTCCCGACCCGTGACGCCGTCGTCGGTGTCGCAGGCCACTCGGTCGGCGAGTTCGCGGCCGCGGCGGCCGCCGGCATCCTGAGCGAAGAGGACGCGCTGCGCCTCGTCGGCATCCGCGGCCGAGCGATGGCCGAGGCCGCAGCGGCGGAGAAGACCGGCATGAGCGCGGTGATCGGCGGGGACGAGGCATCCGTCGTCTCCCGGCTCGAAGAACTCGGCCTCACGCCCGCCAACTACAACGGCGGCGGACAGCTCGTAGCCGCGGGCGCCCTCGACGCCCTCGCGCAGCTGTCGGCCGAACCGCCGGCCGGCACGCGCGTCATCCCGCTCCAGGTGGCGGGCGCTTTCCACACCCGCTACATGGCGCCGGCCGTCGACACACTGCGCACGGCAGCGACGCAGGTGGCGGCATCCGATCCCCGCGTGACCGTGTGGACCAACCGCGATGGATCGTCCGTGGCATCAGGGAGCGAGTTCGTCGGACTGCTCGTCGAGCAGGTCGCGTCGCCGGTCCGCTGGGACCTGTGCATGGCGGCCTTCTCTTCCGCTGGTGTGTCGGGCATCGTTGAGCTGTCGCCCGCGGGTACGCTCACGGGGCTCGCGAAGCGGGCACTGCGCGGCGTCCCCGCTGTCGCCGTCAAGACTCCCGACGACCTCCCGACGGCAGCCGATCTCCTCGGCTCCGCCGGCGCATGACCGGAGAACCCCGCATGACCCCCACACTCGTCCAGGCCACCGGCGCAGCCCACACGCGCATCTACTCGTACGGGGCTGCCCGCGGTGAGATCGCCGTGCCCAACGACGACCTCGTCGGCCCCATCGACTCGAGCGACGAGTGGATCCGGCAGCGCACCGGCATCGTCACGCGCACGCGCGCCGTCCCCGGGACCGACGCGATCGACCTCGCAACCGACGCTGCCCGAGAGGCGATCGAGCGTTCGGGAGTGGACGCCGCGAAGATCGACGCGGTCATCGTCGCCACCATCAGCAACCCGAAGCAGACCCCTTCGGTGTCGGCGATCGTCGCCGACCGCGTCGGATCCAACCCCGCCGCGGCCTACGACGTGAACGCCGCGTGCGCCGGTTTCGCCTACGGCGTCGCGCAGGCCGACGCGCTCATCCGTGCCGGCGCGGCGAACTACGCACTCGTGATCGGCACCGAGAAGCTCAGCGACGTCGTCGATCCCGCCGACCGCAGCATCTCGTTCCTCCTCGGCGATGGGGCGGGAGCCGTGGTGATCGGTCCGAGCGACACGCCCGGCATCGGACCGACGGTGTGGGGCTCGGACGGCTCGAAGGCCGAGGCGGTGGGCATGAACCACACCCTGACTGACTTCCGCGACGGTCTCGCGCCGTGGCCGACGCTCCGCCAGGAGGGCCCGACGGTCTTCCGCTGGGCGGTGTGGGAGATGGTGAAGGTCGCACGACAGGCGCTCGAGGCCGCCGGGGTCGAAGCATCCGATCTCGCCGCCTTCGTACCTCACCAGGCGAACATGCGCATCATCGACGAGTTCGCCAAGCAGCTGGGCCTGCCCGAGAGCGTCGTGATCGGTCGCGACATCGAGACCACCGGCAACACGTCGGCCGCATCGATCCCGCTCGCGACGCACCGCCTGCTCGAGGAGCATCCGGAGCTCAGCGGCGGGCTCGCGCTTCAGATCGGCTTCGGAGCCGGTCTGGTGTTCGGCGCGCAGGTCGTCGTGCTCCCCTGAGCCGGGCCGAGGCCGACCCTAGACTTGACCCGGACCACCCGGTCCCGCACCCCGAAGAAACAGGAGAAACCATGGCATTCAGCAGCGACGAGGTCCTTGCCGGGCTCGCCGAGCTCATCACCGACGAGACGGGCATCTCGGCCGACGAGGTCGCCCTCGAGAAGTCGTTCACCGACGACCTCGACATCGACTCGATCTCGATGATGACGATCGTCGTGAACGCCGAGGAGAAGTTCGGCGTCACGATTCCCGACGACGAGGTCAAGAACCTCAAGACCGTCGGCGACGCCGTCAGCTACATCACGTCGAACCAGGCGTAGGACCACCCCGGTGGGGGCCTCGGCCCCCACCGGTCAACACTCGAGGACCTTGATCTCATGAGCACACCCCGCATCGTCGTCACCGGCATCGGCGCGTCCACCCCGCTCGGGGGGAACGCACCCGACACCTGGGCGGCCCTCCTGGGAGGGGCGTCGGGCGCCCACACTCTCGAGTACGACTGGGTGGAGGAGTACCAGATCCCGGTCACGTTCGCCGCCGAGGCGCTCGTGCGGCCCGACACCGTGCTCGATCGCCCCGTCGCCAACCGCCTGGACCCGTCCGCGCAGTTCGCGCTCGTCGCGGCTCTCGAGGCATGGGCGGATGCCGGAAGCCCCGAGGTCGACCCGGAGCGGTTCGCCGTGGACTTCGCAACGGGGATCGGCGGTCTGCAGACCACGCTCGCCGCCTGGGACGTCCTCAAGAGCAAGGGTCCGCGCCGCGTCATGCCGATGAGCGTGCCGATGCTGATGCCCAACGCGCCGGCGGCGGCAGTGTCGATGCACCTGGGGGCGCGCGGGTATGCCCGCACGGTCGCGTCCGCGTGCGCCTCGAGCACCGAATCGCTCGTGAACGCGTACGAGGCTCTGAAGGCCGGAGAGGCCGACGTGATCATCGCGGGCGGCTCCGAAGCCGTCATCCATGGACTCACGCTCGCCGCGTTCGCCGCGATGCAGGCGCTCTCCAAGCGCAACGACTCCCCCGAGACCGCCTCGCGGCCGTACAGCGTCGACCGCGACGGCTTCGTGATGGGCGAGGGCGCCGCGTGCCTCGTGCTCGAGACCGAGGAGCACGCCAAGGCCCGTGGCGCGAAGATCTACGCCGAGATCGTCGG contains:
- a CDS encoding PucR family transcriptional regulator, with the translated sequence MPAPASMDKTETLAWLRRISGDLATATIKRLEDTLPWYADMPPARRSAVGLVAQAGITSFISWYEDPTSTPWIAADIFAVAPRELLRSVSLQQTLQLIRVTVEITEERVAGKGEHLREAILLYSRDVAFAAADVYARAAEARGLWDARLEALVVDSILTGEADEELPSRIAALGWHGHGEVAVLVGTTPPQFDIDQLRRTARKLGVDVLIGVQGSRLVLVLGRAEPPTRPDDVPSDLPFTEIAKRLEPGFGPGFLVLGPTVPALVDAGQSARASLAGFAVARAWRHAPRPVEADDLLPERALAGDPLAKLTLVDRIYRPLQAHSADLVTTLWSYLDNGRSLEATARELFVHPNTVRYRLKRVSEVIGWDATGPREALILQTALILGSIGTDATRRRAPQARRSAP
- a CDS encoding ACP S-malonyltransferase — translated: MRIAVFPGQGSQSPGFLSPWLALDGAADRLSQYSEWSGVDLVAAGTEWDAEQIRDTQVAQPLIVAASLLSWNALPTRDAVVGVAGHSVGEFAAAAAAGILSEEDALRLVGIRGRAMAEAAAAEKTGMSAVIGGDEASVVSRLEELGLTPANYNGGGQLVAAGALDALAQLSAEPPAGTRVIPLQVAGAFHTRYMAPAVDTLRTAATQVAASDPRVTVWTNRDGSSVASGSEFVGLLVEQVASPVRWDLCMAAFSSAGVSGIVELSPAGTLTGLAKRALRGVPAVAVKTPDDLPTAADLLGSAGA
- a CDS encoding beta-ketoacyl-ACP synthase III, whose amino-acid sequence is MTPTLVQATGAAHTRIYSYGAARGEIAVPNDDLVGPIDSSDEWIRQRTGIVTRTRAVPGTDAIDLATDAAREAIERSGVDAAKIDAVIVATISNPKQTPSVSAIVADRVGSNPAAAYDVNAACAGFAYGVAQADALIRAGAANYALVIGTEKLSDVVDPADRSISFLLGDGAGAVVIGPSDTPGIGPTVWGSDGSKAEAVGMNHTLTDFRDGLAPWPTLRQEGPTVFRWAVWEMVKVARQALEAAGVEASDLAAFVPHQANMRIIDEFAKQLGLPESVVIGRDIETTGNTSAASIPLATHRLLEEHPELSGGLALQIGFGAGLVFGAQVVVLP
- a CDS encoding acyl carrier protein, translating into MAFSSDEVLAGLAELITDETGISADEVALEKSFTDDLDIDSISMMTIVVNAEEKFGVTIPDDEVKNLKTVGDAVSYITSNQA
- a CDS encoding beta-ketoacyl-[acyl-carrier-protein] synthase family protein, producing MSTPRIVVTGIGASTPLGGNAPDTWAALLGGASGAHTLEYDWVEEYQIPVTFAAEALVRPDTVLDRPVANRLDPSAQFALVAALEAWADAGSPEVDPERFAVDFATGIGGLQTTLAAWDVLKSKGPRRVMPMSVPMLMPNAPAAAVSMHLGARGYARTVASACASSTESLVNAYEALKAGEADVIIAGGSEAVIHGLTLAAFAAMQALSKRNDSPETASRPYSVDRDGFVMGEGAACLVLETEEHAKARGAKIYAEIVGGGITADSYHITAPEPEGLGASRAVRKALEQAGATPDEVTHINAHATSTPTGDIAEYKALRSVFGERVHDIPVSATKGATGHLLGGTGALEAIFTILALRDRVAPPTINISTQDPEIPLRVSGEVVPLGDGPQLAISNSFGFGGHNAVVAIRSV